One genomic segment of Streptomyces niveus includes these proteins:
- a CDS encoding Asp23/Gls24 family envelope stress response protein has translation MSETTQRNQSEPSVKSSSSEDQRKPSGGRRGGGDPSVRGRTTIADGVVEKIAGLAARDVLGVHAMGSGMSRTFGAVRDRVPGGTKSVSRGVKAEVGEVQTALDLEIVVDYGVSISDVARDVRENVISAVERMTGLEVVEVNIAVSDVKLPDEEDEEPESRLQ, from the coding sequence ATGTCCGAGACCACGCAGCGCAACCAGTCCGAGCCATCGGTCAAGTCGTCGTCCAGCGAGGACCAGCGGAAGCCCTCCGGCGGCAGGAGGGGCGGCGGCGACCCGTCCGTCCGCGGGCGGACCACCATCGCCGACGGAGTCGTGGAGAAGATCGCCGGCCTCGCCGCGCGTGATGTGCTCGGCGTCCACGCGATGGGCAGCGGTATGTCCCGCACCTTCGGCGCCGTACGCGACCGGGTCCCCGGTGGCACCAAGTCCGTCTCGCGCGGTGTGAAGGCCGAGGTGGGCGAGGTACAGACCGCCCTGGACCTGGAGATCGTCGTCGACTACGGCGTGTCGATCTCCGATGTCGCCCGTGACGTACGGGAGAACGTCATCTCCGCCGTCGAACGGATGACGGGCCTGGAGGTCGTCGAGGTCAACATCGCCGTCAGCGATGTGAAGCTCCCCGACGAAGAGGACGAAGAGCCCGAGTCGCGGCTCCAGTAA
- a CDS encoding DUF6286 domain-containing protein, whose translation MSEPVGEGSERTPEASGAHGAVRADLLELDQSASAARYEPRPTLERDDGDGRTRRFWSWRRIPAAVVAAVLLGAAALTLYDVAAVRADHPAMYWRRWLADQLATDPLDNTWVLVGSGVAAVVGLWLIVLALTPGLRQVLPMRRGPTRVRAGLDRDAAALTLRDRALEVSGVQSVRVRARRSKVRVRAVSHFRELDDVRADLDTALAVGIGDLGLAKPLALSVHVRRPTKKG comes from the coding sequence ATGAGCGAACCGGTGGGCGAGGGGAGCGAACGTACGCCGGAGGCATCAGGAGCGCACGGAGCCGTCCGCGCGGACCTGCTCGAACTGGACCAGTCCGCCTCCGCCGCCCGGTACGAACCGAGGCCCACGCTGGAACGGGACGACGGGGACGGCAGGACCCGCCGCTTCTGGTCCTGGCGCCGGATCCCGGCCGCGGTGGTCGCGGCCGTACTGCTCGGCGCGGCGGCGCTGACGCTGTACGACGTCGCGGCGGTTCGGGCCGATCACCCGGCGATGTACTGGCGCCGGTGGCTCGCCGACCAGCTCGCCACCGATCCGCTGGACAACACCTGGGTCCTGGTCGGCTCGGGTGTCGCGGCGGTCGTCGGCCTCTGGCTGATCGTCCTCGCCCTCACCCCGGGGCTGCGCCAGGTGCTGCCGATGCGGCGCGGTCCCACGCGGGTGCGGGCCGGGCTCGACCGGGACGCGGCGGCGCTGACGCTGCGCGACCGGGCGCTGGAGGTCTCCGGCGTGCAGTCCGTACGGGTACGGGCCCGCCGCAGCAAGGTCCGGGTGCGGGCGGTGTCCCATTTCCGCGAACTGGACGACGTACGCGCCGATCTGGACACCGCGCTGGCCGTCGGCATCGGTGACCTGGGCCTGGCCAAGCCGCTCGCGCTCTCCGTTCACGTCCGCCGGCCGACGAAGAAGGGGTGA
- the amaP gene encoding alkaline shock response membrane anchor protein AmaP — protein sequence MLRVVNRVLLGLVGLALLCTGGGVLATGLGVSVPSWWPYTGKKDVLLSDADRDRWSAQGWWWPVVIAVLAVLVLLMLWWLLSQLRRARLAEVLVDSGDGEGALLRGRALENVLESEAQSLDGVSRARVRLTGRRSAPEARVRLLLEPHVAPGEALEGLTREAVGHARDSAGLEALPTEARLRAAKHRAQRVT from the coding sequence ATGCTCAGGGTCGTCAACCGTGTCCTGCTTGGCCTCGTCGGGCTGGCGCTGCTGTGTACGGGCGGCGGGGTGCTCGCGACGGGGCTGGGCGTGTCCGTCCCGTCCTGGTGGCCGTACACCGGCAAGAAGGACGTGCTGCTGAGCGACGCCGACCGGGACCGCTGGAGCGCTCAGGGCTGGTGGTGGCCGGTCGTCATCGCGGTGCTCGCGGTCCTGGTGCTGCTGATGCTGTGGTGGCTGCTGTCTCAACTGCGGCGCGCACGGCTGGCGGAGGTGCTGGTCGACAGCGGCGACGGGGAGGGCGCGCTGCTGAGGGGCCGGGCGCTGGAGAACGTACTGGAGAGCGAGGCGCAGTCGCTGGACGGTGTGTCCCGGGCGCGGGTCCGGCTGACCGGGCGGCGGAGCGCGCCGGAGGCGCGGGTGCGGTTGCTGCTGGAGCCGCATGTGGCGCCGGGGGAGGCGCTGGAGGGGCTCACGCGGGAGGCGGTGGGGCATGCGCGGGATTCGGCGGGGCTGGAGGCGTTGCCGACGGAGGCGAGGCTGCGGGCGGCCAAGCACCGGGCGCAGCGGGTGACTTGA
- a CDS encoding SDR family oxidoreductase has protein sequence MDLGLKDRVYVVTGASRGLGRASAEALAADGAKVVVTGRDEKSVTDAAASIGPNAFGVAADNADPAVADRLIAVARERFGGFDGILISVGGPPPGLTRDTTDEQWRSAFDSVFLGAVRLARTAAAELGDGGVIGLVLSGSVHEPIRGLTISNGLRPGLAGFAKSLADEVGPRGIRVIGLLPARIDTDRVRELDSLSDDPAAARAGHESRIPLRRYGRPEEFGRTAAFMLSPAASYLTGLMLPIDGGTRHGF, from the coding sequence ATGGATCTTGGGCTGAAGGACCGTGTCTATGTCGTCACCGGCGCGTCCCGGGGGCTGGGACGCGCGTCCGCCGAAGCGCTGGCGGCGGACGGCGCGAAGGTGGTCGTCACCGGGCGCGACGAGAAGTCCGTCACCGACGCGGCGGCCTCCATCGGCCCGAACGCGTTCGGCGTCGCCGCGGACAACGCGGATCCCGCCGTCGCGGACCGGCTGATAGCCGTGGCGCGGGAGCGGTTCGGCGGCTTCGACGGAATCCTGATCAGCGTCGGCGGCCCGCCGCCGGGGCTCACCCGGGACACGACGGACGAGCAGTGGCGGTCGGCGTTCGACTCGGTCTTCCTGGGCGCGGTACGGCTGGCGCGCACGGCGGCGGCGGAGCTGGGCGACGGCGGGGTGATCGGTCTCGTCCTGTCCGGCTCGGTCCACGAGCCGATCCGCGGCCTCACGATCTCCAACGGTCTTCGGCCGGGCCTCGCGGGCTTCGCGAAGTCGCTCGCGGACGAGGTGGGTCCGCGCGGCATCCGCGTGATAGGACTGCTGCCGGCCCGGATCGACACGGACCGCGTCCGCGAGCTGGACTCGCTGTCGGACGACCCGGCGGCGGCGCGCGCGGGCCACGAGTCCCGCATTCCGCTGCGCCGCTACGGCAGGCCGGAGGAGTTCGGCCGCACGGCGGCGTTCATGCTCTCCCCGGCGGCGTCCTACCTGACGGGCCTGATGCTCCCGATCGACGGCGGCACCCGCCACGGCTTCTGA